The Cellulophaga sp. L1A9 genome window below encodes:
- a CDS encoding patatin-like phospholipase family protein — MNRILFLSVFLFSIFAVVAQDNQKMEDVKVGLVLSGGGAKGFAHIGALKVIEEAGVQIDYIGGTSMGAIVGALYASGYSANELDSIFRNTDFTKLIQDNLPRSSKTFYEKDDSERYALTLPFNNFKISFPSAISSGQSIYNELVRLLYHVDNVDDFSKLPIPFFCIATDVETGNEIILNKGYLPETIMASGTFPSLFEPTEIDGRVLIDGGVINNYPVDGVLKMGADVIIGVDVQHGLSSRENLGSATEVLLQINNYRTVKDMVKKVEKTDIYIKPNIDKYSVIDFAFLSEIVNSGELAARENYIALKELAIKQNRKVVKRIPIVCKDTLQLNNLIINGSDNYSRGFVKGKLRFPLDNNVAFDKLQQGIGNLSATGNFKTIRYRLEPNGKKTDLVLDLRESKIKTFIKMGVHYDDLFNTAAILNLTKKNLFFDDDVVSFDFILGDNVRYNLDYYIDKGTYWSFGFNSRFVGFGQTIDYQNFESNFDAPADPNIKTINMDVSDVTNQLYLQTVVKEEFAFALGVEHKFLKYSTETISQLSDSDEVSSDDRLYFEKSNFFSGYGKLTLDTYNSKYFPSKGLYFDGDFHFYLASSDFTNNFKEFSVAKSKMGAAFPIFKNLSLNIETEGGFKLGTSSVTSFDFVLGGFGAARVNNFIPFYGYDFLSLPGNSFVKGMMRLDYEFTPKNHLIFAANYANVDDDLFRTGQWFKEPTFSGYGVGCGWESFVGPLQVIYSWSPEKSQSNLFFSVGYWF; from the coding sequence ATGAATAGAATTTTATTTTTGTCGGTTTTTCTGTTTTCTATTTTTGCAGTTGTAGCACAAGACAACCAAAAAATGGAAGATGTAAAAGTAGGACTTGTGCTTAGTGGTGGTGGTGCAAAAGGGTTTGCGCATATTGGGGCATTAAAAGTCATCGAGGAAGCTGGGGTGCAGATAGATTATATAGGAGGTACAAGTATGGGGGCAATTGTCGGTGCGCTTTATGCTTCAGGGTACTCAGCAAATGAGTTAGATTCAATTTTCAGGAACACAGATTTCACTAAATTAATTCAGGATAACTTACCCCGAAGTTCTAAAACTTTTTATGAGAAGGATGATTCTGAGCGGTATGCTTTAACCTTGCCATTTAATAATTTTAAAATATCGTTTCCTTCTGCAATTTCTAGTGGTCAGAGTATCTATAATGAGTTGGTAAGATTGCTATACCATGTAGATAATGTAGATGATTTTAGCAAATTACCTATTCCATTTTTTTGTATTGCCACAGATGTGGAGACAGGAAATGAAATCATACTTAATAAAGGGTACCTTCCGGAAACAATAATGGCAAGTGGAACTTTTCCATCCCTATTTGAGCCTACTGAAATTGATGGCAGAGTGCTAATTGATGGTGGTGTTATTAATAATTATCCCGTAGATGGGGTGTTAAAGATGGGTGCCGATGTAATTATTGGTGTAGATGTGCAGCACGGGCTTTCAAGTAGAGAAAATTTAGGATCTGCAACAGAAGTATTACTGCAAATAAACAACTACAGAACCGTCAAGGATATGGTAAAGAAAGTTGAGAAAACAGATATCTATATAAAACCAAATATAGATAAATACTCAGTAATAGATTTTGCTTTCTTATCGGAAATTGTAAATAGCGGAGAACTTGCTGCAAGAGAAAATTACATTGCGTTAAAAGAATTAGCAATCAAACAAAATAGAAAAGTTGTAAAAAGAATTCCTATAGTTTGTAAAGATACTTTACAATTAAATAACCTGATTATTAATGGGAGTGATAATTATTCTAGAGGATTTGTAAAAGGTAAATTGAGATTTCCATTAGATAATAACGTCGCTTTTGATAAACTGCAACAAGGTATCGGTAATTTATCTGCAACAGGAAATTTTAAAACAATTCGATACCGCCTGGAACCTAACGGTAAAAAAACAGATTTAGTCTTAGATTTAAGAGAGAGTAAAATTAAAACCTTTATTAAAATGGGGGTGCATTATGATGATTTATTCAATACTGCAGCAATTTTGAACTTGACAAAAAAGAATTTATTTTTTGATGATGATGTTGTTTCGTTCGATTTTATATTGGGAGATAATGTTAGGTATAATTTAGATTATTATATAGATAAAGGTACCTACTGGAGTTTTGGTTTTAATTCTAGATTTGTTGGGTTTGGTCAAACTATCGATTATCAAAATTTTGAATCTAATTTTGATGCACCTGCAGATCCTAATATTAAGACTATAAATATGGATGTGTCTGATGTAACTAATCAGCTTTACTTGCAAACAGTGGTTAAAGAAGAGTTTGCGTTTGCATTGGGTGTAGAGCATAAGTTTTTAAAATATAGCACAGAAACCATAAGTCAGCTATCTGATTCAGATGAAGTCTCAAGTGATGATCGGCTGTATTTTGAAAAAAGCAACTTTTTTAGTGGATATGGGAAGTTAACCTTAGATACTTATAATAGTAAGTATTTTCCGAGTAAAGGCTTGTATTTTGATGGAGATTTTCATTTCTATCTAGCGTCATCAGATTTTACCAATAATTTTAAAGAATTTTCTGTAGCAAAATCTAAAATGGGAGCCGCATTTCCTATTTTTAAAAACCTATCTCTGAATATTGAAACAGAGGGCGGGTTTAAATTGGGAACATCATCGGTGACTTCATTTGATTTTGTATTAGGGGGTTTTGGAGCGGCTAGAGTAAATAATTTTATTCCTTTTTATGGCTATGATTTTTTAAGTCTTCCTGGAAACAGTTTTGTAAAAGGTATGATGAGATTGGATTATGAATTTACGCCAAAAAATCATTTAATCTTTGCTGCAAATTATGCCAATGTAGATGATGATCTTTTTAGAACAGGACAATGGTTTAAAGAACCAACTTTTTCAGGGTATGGTGTTGGTTGTGGATGGGAATCTTTTGTTGGCCCGCTTCAGGTTATTTATTCTTGGTCCCCGGAGAAATCGCAATCAAATTTATTTTTTAGTGTGGGCTATTGGTTTTAA
- the uvrC gene encoding excinuclease ABC subunit UvrC: MEEPSLELQLSTLPNNPGVYQFYDAEDKILYVGKAKNLKKRVSSYFTKNHEIGKTRVLVKKIRSIKHIVVATESDALLLENNLIKKYQPRYNVLLKDDKSYPWICIKNERFPRIFPTRRHIKDGSEYFGPYTSMKTVKTLLDLIKSVYPLRTCNYDLSKEKIEAGKYKVCLEYHLKNCKGPCEDHQDVEEYHRQIEEIREILKGNFKSSLQYFKNQMKIFAEDMRFEEAQDIKEKVAVLENYQVRTTIVNPKINNVDVFTIISDEAFAYVNYLQLSHGSIIRSHTLEMKKKLDESDVDLLALAIVEIRQRFKSLTREIYVPFQVEVAEDLKITIPKLGDKKRILELSERNAKLQRQERFNQIKIMDPERHTNRLMAQMKKDLRLSEEPRHIECFDNSNIQGTHPVAACVVFKNGKPSKKEYRHYNIKTVDGPDDFASMEEVVFRRYKRLLDEDESLPQLIVIDGGKGQLSSALKSLDILGLRGKIAIVGIAKRLEEIYFPGDSIPLYLDKKSESLKVIQFLRNEAHRFGITFHRNKRSASAISSELEAIEGIGGKTIEDLLKKFKSVKRVKEASLEHLAEIVGMARAKKIYESFH, encoded by the coding sequence ATGGAAGAACCTTCTTTAGAATTACAGCTAAGTACACTGCCTAATAACCCAGGAGTATATCAGTTTTATGATGCTGAAGATAAAATCTTATATGTTGGAAAGGCAAAAAACCTAAAAAAAAGAGTAAGCTCCTATTTTACGAAGAACCATGAAATTGGTAAAACAAGGGTTCTGGTAAAAAAGATTAGGAGTATTAAGCATATTGTGGTTGCTACAGAGTCTGATGCGCTTCTTTTAGAGAATAATTTGATTAAGAAATATCAGCCGCGGTATAACGTACTCTTAAAGGATGATAAATCATACCCATGGATTTGTATTAAGAACGAACGTTTTCCGAGGATTTTTCCAACCAGAAGACATATCAAGGATGGATCGGAATATTTTGGCCCATATACAAGTATGAAGACTGTTAAGACGCTTTTAGATTTAATAAAAAGTGTATACCCTTTGCGTACGTGTAATTACGATCTATCAAAAGAAAAAATAGAAGCGGGTAAATATAAAGTCTGTCTTGAGTATCACCTAAAAAACTGTAAGGGACCTTGTGAAGATCATCAAGATGTAGAAGAGTACCACAGACAAATAGAAGAGATTCGTGAAATTTTGAAGGGTAATTTTAAATCATCACTTCAGTATTTTAAAAATCAAATGAAAATTTTTGCTGAGGACATGCGCTTTGAAGAGGCCCAGGACATTAAAGAGAAGGTAGCTGTTCTCGAGAATTACCAAGTGAGAACAACGATTGTTAATCCTAAAATTAATAACGTTGACGTTTTTACAATAATATCAGATGAAGCTTTTGCGTATGTTAACTATTTGCAGCTCTCGCATGGTTCTATTATCCGATCCCATACCTTGGAGATGAAAAAGAAACTGGACGAATCTGATGTTGATTTGTTGGCATTAGCTATTGTTGAAATTCGTCAAAGATTTAAATCCCTAACAAGAGAAATATATGTTCCTTTTCAGGTAGAGGTGGCAGAAGATTTAAAAATTACAATCCCAAAATTGGGAGATAAAAAAAGAATATTAGAACTGTCTGAGCGTAATGCGAAACTTCAACGGCAAGAGCGCTTTAATCAGATAAAAATTATGGATCCAGAGCGTCATACCAATAGGTTAATGGCGCAGATGAAAAAAGATCTTAGATTGTCTGAAGAGCCTAGGCATATAGAGTGTTTTGATAACTCAAATATTCAAGGTACCCATCCTGTTGCTGCTTGTGTAGTTTTTAAAAATGGGAAACCATCAAAAAAAGAATACCGCCACTATAATATAAAAACAGTAGATGGCCCTGATGATTTTGCTTCTATGGAAGAAGTTGTTTTTAGGCGTTACAAAAGACTTTTGGATGAAGATGAGTCTCTACCACAGTTAATCGTTATTGATGGTGGTAAAGGGCAGTTGTCCTCTGCTTTAAAAAGTTTAGATATACTAGGCTTGCGAGGTAAAATAGCAATTGTCGGAATTGCGAAGCGTTTAGAGGAAATTTATTTCCCAGGAGATTCAATTCCCTTATATTTAGATAAAAAGTCAGAAAGCCTTAAAGTCATTCAATTTTTAAGAAATGAAGCGCACCGTTTTGGAATTACCTTTCATCGTAATAAAAGAAGTGCTAGTGCAATTTCCTCAGAATTAGAGGCCATTGAAGGTATAGGTGGTAAAACAATAGAAGATCTGCTGAAAAAATTTAAATCGGTAAAAAGAGTTAAAGAAGCTTCATTAGAACATTTAGCAGAAATAGTAGGGATGGCTAGAGCTAAAAAAATATACGAGAGTTTTCATTAA
- a CDS encoding 5-formyltetrahydrofolate cyclo-ligase, translating to MNKNDLRLIHTAKREKLSPEEITDYSISIANNLLQLPIWSNTNFHLYLSISEKKEIDTSFILSILQGKDKNVILSKMIATNSLQHFLLTDNTLIKKNKWNVPEPVDGIEIPASTINIVFIPLLAFDAFGNRVGYGKGYYDKFLADCKENCIKIGLSFFEATETITDMLPTDIKLDYCVTPNKTYTF from the coding sequence ATGAATAAAAATGATCTTCGGTTAATACACACTGCTAAGCGCGAAAAACTTTCCCCTGAAGAAATTACAGATTACAGCATTTCCATTGCGAATAATCTACTTCAATTACCCATTTGGTCTAATACTAATTTTCATTTATACCTCTCTATCTCAGAGAAAAAAGAGATAGACACTAGTTTTATACTTTCTATTTTACAAGGAAAAGATAAAAACGTCATTTTATCAAAAATGATAGCTACAAATTCGCTCCAACATTTTTTACTTACAGACAATACCTTAATCAAAAAAAATAAATGGAATGTACCTGAACCTGTAGACGGGATAGAAATACCTGCATCAACTATAAATATTGTTTTTATTCCTTTATTAGCTTTTGATGCTTTTGGTAATAGAGTAGGCTACGGTAAAGGGTATTACGATAAATTTCTGGCAGATTGTAAAGAAAATTGCATAAAGATTGGTCTTTCTTTTTTTGAAGCTACAGAAACAATCACAGACATGCTACCTACAGATATTAAGCTAGACTATTGTGTTACTCCAAATAAGACGTATACGTTTTAA
- a CDS encoding lipoprotein signal peptidase: MSLKKSILLVLIILVVDQISKIYVKTHFTYNETLEVFSWFKLVFIENSGAAWGTKLSDFLPISEETGKLILTVFRLFAVVGIGYWLYDTVKKNLSNTLAIAVSLIFAGALGNILDSVFYGMIFSESVYGGDLATAFSGEPYGSIFHGKVVDMLHFPFIENAIWPEWVPYFGGNTFSFFEPVFNIADMAISTGVGILLVFNKKAFSKTDEEEAIEASQSQEETV, translated from the coding sequence ATGAGTTTAAAAAAATCAATTCTACTAGTTCTAATAATTCTAGTTGTAGATCAAATAAGTAAAATATATGTGAAAACACATTTCACCTATAATGAAACCCTTGAAGTTTTTAGTTGGTTTAAACTCGTGTTTATAGAAAACTCAGGAGCTGCATGGGGCACTAAGCTTAGTGACTTTTTACCTATTTCGGAAGAAACAGGTAAACTTATCTTAACTGTTTTTAGATTATTTGCAGTAGTAGGTATTGGATATTGGTTGTATGATACGGTAAAGAAAAATTTATCAAATACCCTAGCAATAGCGGTTTCTCTAATATTTGCAGGGGCTCTGGGGAATATTCTAGATTCTGTTTTTTATGGTATGATTTTTAGTGAAAGCGTTTATGGTGGTGACCTAGCTACAGCTTTTTCTGGAGAACCTTATGGTAGTATTTTTCATGGTAAAGTAGTAGATATGCTTCATTTTCCATTTATAGAAAATGCTATTTGGCCAGAATGGGTTCCTTATTTTGGGGGTAATACTTTTAGTTTCTTTGAGCCTGTATTTAACATTGCAGATATGGCGATTAGTACTGGTGTAGGTATATTGCTTGTTTTTAATAAAAAAGCATTTTCTAAAACAGACGAAGAAGAAGCTATTGAGGCATCACAATCTCAAGAGGAGACTGTTTAA
- a CDS encoding TraR/DksA C4-type zinc finger protein yields the protein MVEDLKVRYSDKDLAEFKVLISDKIEKAKSHLDLLKSSYMNDSDNGTDDTSPTFKAFEEGSATMSKEANTQLAIRQEKFIRDLKNAMLRIENKTYGICRVTGKLINKERLKLVPHATLSIEAKNMQ from the coding sequence ATGGTTGAAGATTTAAAAGTTAGATACTCTGATAAAGACTTAGCAGAATTTAAGGTCCTTATTTCAGACAAAATTGAAAAAGCTAAAAGTCATTTAGATCTTTTGAAAAGTTCATATATGAATGATAGTGATAATGGTACTGATGATACCTCTCCTACATTTAAAGCTTTTGAAGAAGGTTCTGCGACAATGAGTAAAGAAGCAAATACGCAATTAGCTATTCGTCAAGAAAAATTTATTCGCGATTTAAAAAATGCAATGCTACGTATTGAGAATAAGACATACGGGATTTGTAGAGTAACTGGGAAATTGATTAATAAAGAACGTTTAAAATTAGTGCCGCATGCTACGTTGAGCATCGAAGCTAAGAATATGCAATAA
- the ileS gene encoding isoleucine--tRNA ligase, translating to MKFAEYKGLDLPVVAEEILKYWKENDIFEKSIATREGKESYVFFEGPPSANGMPGIHHVMARTIKDIFPRYKTMKGFQVKRKAGWDTHGLPIELGVEKELGITKEDIGTKISVEDYNAACKKAVMRYTDVWNKMTEQVGYWVDMEDPYITYKSKYMETVWWLLKEIYNKGLIYKGYTIQPYSPKAGTGLSSHELNQPGTYQDVTDTTVTAQFKAVKETLPSFFDEIEGDIYFIAWTTTPWTLPSNTALTVGPKIEYVLVKTYNQYTFDPINVVLAKPLVGKQFAGKFKAVETEAELVSYKEGDKKIPYLVLDTIVGKDLVGVKYEQLLDYVLPYQNPENAFRIIAGDFVTTEDGTGIVHTAPTFGADDALVAKQAVPEIPPMLVLDENNNPVPLVDLQGKFRPELKEFGGKYVKNEYYDDGEAPERSIDVELAIKLKEENKAFKVEKYVHSYPNCWRTDKPILYYPLDSWFIKVTEVKDRMFELNKTINWKPKATGEGRFGNWLANANDWNLSRSRYWGIPLPIWRTEDGKEEIMIGSVAELKGEMQKALAAGVLEKDIFDGFEVGNMTDENYDKIDLHKNIVDQITLVSASGKPMKRESDLIDVWFDSGSMPYAQWHYPFENKELIDENKTFPADFIAEGVDQTRGWFYTLHAIATMVFDSVAYKNVVSNGLVLDKEGKKMSKRLGNAADPFDTMDKHGADATRWYMISNANPWDNLKFDVEGIAEVKRKFFGTLYNTYSFFALYTNIDNFQYKEEDIPLKDRPEIDQWVLSELHTLIKTVDEAYADYEPTRATRAISEYVQENLSNWYVRLCRRRFWKGDYQQDKISAYQTLYTCLLTVAKLSAPVAPFFMDRLYKDLTNTTHTENFDSVHLADFPVYDENIVNKELESKMAKAQTISSLVLSIRQKEKIKVRQPLQKIMIPVLDEKQKNEILAVSDLIKSEVNVKEIELLDDASGILVKQIKPNFKVLGPKFGKDMKLVASEVAKFTQEDIQKIEQQGEISIEINNKSSILQLQDVEISSQDIEGWLVATSGPLTVALDVTINEDLRKEGIARELVNRIQNLRKDSGFEVTDRINIKILKGSLVEDAVASNLDYIKTETLTAELTFEEKLENGTEIAFDEVNTKLFIQKH from the coding sequence ATGAAGTTTGCGGAATACAAAGGATTAGATTTACCAGTAGTTGCAGAAGAGATTTTAAAATACTGGAAAGAGAACGATATTTTTGAAAAAAGTATTGCTACTCGTGAGGGGAAAGAAAGCTATGTGTTTTTTGAAGGGCCACCTTCTGCAAACGGTATGCCTGGTATTCACCATGTAATGGCAAGAACGATAAAAGATATTTTTCCGCGTTACAAAACGATGAAGGGTTTTCAAGTAAAGCGTAAAGCCGGTTGGGATACTCATGGTTTGCCTATAGAACTTGGTGTTGAAAAAGAACTTGGGATTACTAAAGAAGATATTGGCACCAAAATATCAGTAGAAGATTACAATGCCGCTTGTAAAAAAGCAGTAATGCGATATACTGATGTTTGGAATAAAATGACTGAACAAGTTGGGTATTGGGTAGATATGGAAGATCCATATATTACGTATAAGTCCAAATACATGGAAACTGTTTGGTGGTTGCTAAAAGAAATTTACAATAAAGGCCTTATTTATAAGGGATATACTATACAACCGTATTCTCCAAAAGCAGGTACGGGATTAAGTTCTCATGAGCTTAACCAACCAGGTACTTATCAAGATGTTACAGATACTACGGTTACAGCGCAATTTAAAGCGGTAAAAGAAACATTACCCTCATTTTTTGATGAGATTGAAGGCGATATTTACTTTATTGCTTGGACGACTACGCCTTGGACCTTACCGTCAAATACGGCGTTAACTGTTGGGCCAAAGATTGAATATGTGCTTGTAAAAACATATAATCAATATACTTTTGATCCCATAAACGTGGTTTTAGCGAAGCCTTTAGTTGGAAAGCAATTTGCTGGTAAATTTAAAGCTGTAGAAACTGAAGCAGAATTAGTTAGCTATAAGGAAGGCGATAAAAAAATACCATATCTAGTTTTAGATACTATTGTAGGTAAGGATTTAGTAGGTGTAAAATATGAGCAGCTATTAGATTATGTATTGCCATATCAAAATCCAGAAAATGCATTTAGAATTATTGCAGGCGATTTTGTAACTACAGAAGATGGTACTGGTATTGTTCATACCGCACCTACTTTTGGTGCAGATGATGCTTTGGTAGCCAAACAGGCCGTACCAGAAATTCCACCAATGTTGGTGTTAGATGAAAATAATAATCCTGTGCCTTTAGTAGATTTGCAAGGTAAGTTTCGTCCAGAATTAAAAGAATTTGGTGGTAAGTATGTAAAGAATGAATATTATGATGATGGTGAAGCGCCGGAACGTTCTATAGATGTTGAGCTTGCTATTAAATTAAAAGAGGAGAATAAAGCTTTTAAAGTAGAAAAGTATGTGCACAGTTATCCTAACTGCTGGCGTACCGATAAGCCTATTTTATATTACCCATTAGACTCTTGGTTTATAAAGGTTACGGAAGTTAAAGACAGAATGTTTGAACTAAATAAAACCATTAACTGGAAGCCTAAGGCTACAGGTGAGGGTAGATTTGGTAACTGGCTAGCCAATGCAAACGACTGGAATTTATCGCGTTCTCGTTATTGGGGCATTCCTTTACCTATCTGGAGAACAGAAGATGGTAAAGAAGAAATTATGATTGGTTCTGTTGCAGAATTGAAAGGAGAAATGCAAAAAGCATTAGCAGCAGGAGTTCTTGAAAAAGATATTTTTGATGGTTTTGAGGTCGGTAATATGACTGATGAAAATTATGATAAAATAGATCTGCATAAGAATATCGTAGATCAGATTACGTTAGTTTCCGCTTCAGGAAAACCAATGAAACGCGAAAGCGATTTGATAGATGTATGGTTTGATTCTGGATCTATGCCGTATGCTCAATGGCATTATCCTTTTGAAAATAAAGAACTGATCGATGAGAATAAAACCTTTCCAGCAGATTTTATTGCAGAGGGTGTAGATCAAACGCGTGGATGGTTTTATACCTTACATGCGATAGCTACGATGGTTTTTGACTCCGTAGCTTACAAGAATGTGGTATCAAACGGATTGGTGTTAGATAAAGAAGGGAAAAAAATGTCTAAGCGTTTAGGAAATGCTGCAGACCCTTTTGACACGATGGATAAACACGGTGCAGATGCTACACGTTGGTACATGATATCCAATGCAAACCCTTGGGATAATTTAAAGTTTGATGTAGAAGGTATTGCTGAGGTGAAGCGTAAATTTTTCGGAACGCTTTATAATACTTATTCCTTCTTTGCACTATATACCAATATTGATAATTTCCAATATAAAGAGGAAGATATTCCTTTAAAAGATAGACCGGAAATAGATCAGTGGGTGCTCTCTGAGTTGCACACCTTAATTAAAACGGTAGATGAAGCTTATGCGGATTATGAGCCAACACGTGCCACACGTGCCATATCTGAATATGTACAAGAGAATTTAAGTAATTGGTACGTGCGTTTGTGTAGAAGACGTTTCTGGAAAGGCGATTACCAACAAGATAAAATTTCGGCATACCAAACATTATATACTTGTTTGTTAACGGTGGCGAAATTATCGGCTCCAGTAGCTCCATTTTTTATGGATAGACTTTACAAGGACTTAACCAATACAACACATACAGAAAACTTTGATAGTGTACATTTGGCCGACTTCCCAGTTTACGATGAAAACATTGTAAACAAAGAGTTAGAGAGCAAAATGGCAAAAGCACAAACAATTTCATCCTTAGTACTTTCTATTCGTCAGAAAGAAAAGATTAAAGTGCGTCAGCCTTTACAGAAAATTATGATTCCTGTTTTAGATGAAAAACAGAAGAATGAGATTTTAGCGGTATCAGATTTAATTAAGTCAGAAGTGAATGTAAAAGAAATTGAGCTTTTAGATGATGCTTCTGGGATATTAGTGAAACAAATAAAGCCAAATTTTAAAGTTTTAGGACCAAAATTTGGTAAAGATATGAAGCTGGTTGCCAGTGAAGTAGCTAAATTTACACAGGAGGATATCCAAAAAATTGAGCAACAAGGCGAAATTTCAATAGAAATTAATAATAAAAGTAGTATTTTACAGCTGCAAGACGTAGAGATTTCTTCTCAAGATATAGAAGGTTGGCTAGTGGCTACTTCTGGTCCGTTAACTGTTGCATTAGATGTGACAATTAATGAGGATTTAAGAAAAGAAGGAATTGCGAGAGAGCTGGTGAATAGAATTCAGAATTTAAGAAAAGACTCTGGTTTTGAAGTAACTGATAGAATTAATATTAAGATTTTGAAAGGTAGTTTGGTCGAGGATGCTGTTGCGAGTAATCTTGATTATATAAAAACAGAAACATTAACTGCTGAGCTAACTTTTGAAGAAAAATTAGAAAATGGTACGGAAATTGCCTTTGATGAGGTAAACACCAAATTGTTTATCCAAAAACACTAA